In a genomic window of Streptomyces sp. SJL17-4:
- a CDS encoding ABC transporter permease, whose translation MTTASTSADVARAEEARATDGAPRTGSSLGYLRHAAGKLGGALVSLFAVLVTSFFLFRIIPGDPVKAMTHGVPTSAEQLATLRRQFGLDLPLWQQFTDYCAKALSGDLGTSFQFRAPVGDLIWEKLPATLLLTGVAVVIYSALGLWLGTRSAWRHGGLGDKLNTGIALTLWSVPSFWLGLLLIIVFSVGIGPVPGLFPTGGMESGTGETGFAYVLDVAHHLVLPVVTLVAVGYAQTLLVMRSSLLDEMGGDYLTTARAKGLRDDDVRRRHAVPNALLPTVTMIFINLGHVAAGSILVETVFSWPGLGGLFYQALSVPDLPLVQGLFVVFAGAMILMNLIADLLYPLLDPRVGR comes from the coding sequence GTGACGACAGCGAGCACCTCCGCCGACGTGGCGCGGGCCGAAGAGGCCCGCGCCACGGACGGCGCACCCCGCACCGGTTCCTCCCTCGGCTATCTCCGCCACGCGGCGGGCAAGCTCGGCGGCGCGCTCGTCTCCCTCTTCGCCGTCCTCGTCACCAGCTTCTTCCTGTTCCGGATCATCCCCGGTGACCCGGTGAAGGCGATGACGCACGGCGTGCCCACCTCCGCCGAGCAACTCGCCACGCTGCGCCGCCAGTTCGGTCTCGACCTGCCGCTGTGGCAGCAGTTCACCGACTACTGCGCCAAGGCGCTGAGCGGTGACCTCGGCACCTCGTTCCAGTTCCGTGCCCCGGTCGGCGACCTGATCTGGGAGAAGCTGCCCGCGACGCTGCTGCTCACCGGGGTCGCCGTGGTGATCTACTCGGCGCTCGGGCTCTGGCTCGGCACCCGCTCGGCCTGGCGGCACGGCGGGCTCGGCGACAAGCTGAACACCGGGATCGCGCTGACCCTGTGGTCGGTGCCCTCCTTCTGGCTCGGCCTGCTGCTCATCATCGTGTTCTCGGTCGGCATCGGCCCGGTCCCGGGGCTCTTCCCGACCGGCGGCATGGAGTCGGGCACGGGCGAGACCGGCTTCGCGTACGTCCTCGACGTCGCCCACCATCTCGTGCTCCCGGTCGTCACGCTCGTGGCCGTCGGATACGCGCAGACCCTGCTCGTGATGCGCTCCTCGCTCCTCGACGAGATGGGCGGCGACTATCTGACGACGGCGCGGGCGAAGGGGCTGCGCGACGACGACGTGCGGCGCCGGCACGCCGTGCCGAACGCGCTGCTGCCGACCGTGACCATGATCTTCATCAACCTGGGTCATGTGGCGGCCGGTTCGATCCTGGTGGAGACGGTGTTCTCCTGGCCGGGGCTCGGCGGGCTGTTCTACCAGGCCCTGAGCGTGCCCGATCTGCCGCTCGTCCAGGGTCTGTTCGTGGTCTTCGCCGGAGCGATGATCCTGATGAACCTGATCGCCGACCTGCTGTATCCGCTGCTCGACCCGAGGGTGGGCCGATGA
- a CDS encoding ABC transporter ATP-binding protein — MSTQSLLEVRDLRVTYGSGAAAVPAVRGVDLTLEPGRKLGVAGESGCGKSTLALALLRLLPASARIEGRILLDGDDVLAMKWGRLRAVRWAGASIVFQGAMHSLNAVHRIGDQIAEPLLVHGRATPAAARKKVGELLEHVGLPAARAAAYPHELSGGQRQRVMIAMALACDPRLIVADEPTTALDVMIQAQILRLIERLVAEQSISLLMISHDLAVLADTCDRLAVMYAGRVVEEGPARAVYEAARHPYGRALSSAFPRVGDLASRRAPRGLPGDPPDPADLPGGCTFHPRCPVAVDACGEIDLELREAGADHRAACVHVGSTT; from the coding sequence ATGAGTACACAGAGCCTGCTGGAGGTACGGGACCTCAGGGTGACGTACGGGTCGGGCGCGGCCGCCGTGCCCGCCGTGCGCGGAGTCGACCTGACCCTGGAGCCGGGCCGCAAACTGGGGGTGGCGGGCGAGTCCGGCTGCGGCAAGTCCACGCTCGCCCTCGCGCTGCTGCGCCTGCTCCCGGCGTCGGCGCGGATCGAGGGGCGGATCCTGCTCGACGGCGACGACGTCCTCGCCATGAAGTGGGGCCGGCTCCGGGCCGTGCGGTGGGCGGGAGCGTCGATCGTCTTCCAGGGCGCGATGCACTCGCTCAACGCCGTGCACCGGATCGGGGACCAGATCGCCGAACCGCTGCTCGTACACGGCCGGGCGACCCCGGCGGCGGCCCGCAAGAAGGTCGGCGAGCTGCTCGAACACGTCGGTCTGCCCGCCGCGCGCGCGGCCGCCTATCCGCACGAACTGTCCGGTGGACAGCGGCAGCGCGTGATGATCGCGATGGCACTGGCCTGCGATCCGCGGCTGATCGTCGCGGACGAACCGACGACCGCGCTCGACGTGATGATCCAGGCGCAGATCCTGCGGCTGATCGAACGTCTCGTCGCCGAACAGTCCATCAGCCTCCTGATGATCAGCCACGACCTCGCGGTCCTCGCCGACACCTGTGACCGGCTCGCCGTGATGTACGCGGGCCGGGTCGTCGAGGAGGGGCCGGCGCGGGCGGTGTACGAGGCCGCGCGGCACCCCTACGGCCGGGCGCTGTCCTCGGCGTTCCCGCGCGTCGGGGACCTCGCGTCCCGGCGTGCGCCGCGCGGGCTGCCGGGGGACCCGCCGGACCCGGCGGACCTGCCGGGCGGCTGCACCTTCCATCCGCGTTGCCCGGTGGCGGTGGACGCGTGCGGGGAAATCGACCTGGAGCTACGGGAGGCGGGCGCGGACCACCGGGCCGCCTGCGTCCATGTGGGGAGCACGACATGA
- a CDS encoding type III polyketide synthase: MGGVPGGGERGHAERRQPPGRSTILPSRRSPSVGIRWRSRLRGRDHRVSVGGSSRERDEGASVVVTLCKPAVSVPEHVITMEETLDLARAHHEGHPQLALALRLIGNTGVTRRHIVQPIEETLKHPGFEERNIRYEAEAKARVPAVARAALDNAALRPADIDMIVYVSCTGFMMPSLTAWMINTMGFPSHTRQVPIAQLGCAAGGAAINRAHDFCTAYPDANVLIVACEFCSLCYQPTDLGVGSLLSNGLFGDAVAAAVVRGRGGTGIALERNSSHLVPDTEDWIAYSVRATGFHFLLDKRVPGTMEPLAPALREVAGAHGWDAGELDFYIIHAGGPRILDDLSRFLEVPPDAFRFSRATLTEYGNIASAVVLDAVRRLFEEGGQPEGARGILAGFGPGITAEMCLGRWTNAPVSPEPSLGTRRIVGYSPPFRPARTSAA, translated from the coding sequence GTGGGAGGTGTTCCCGGCGGCGGAGAGCGGGGACACGCCGAGCGCCGACAGCCCCCCGGACGGAGCACCATTCTCCCCTCGCGCCGTTCACCCTCCGTAGGCATCCGGTGGCGCTCGCGGTTGCGAGGGCGCGATCACCGGGTGAGTGTGGGCGGCAGTTCACGCGAACGAGACGAAGGAGCGAGTGTCGTGGTGACTTTGTGCAAGCCCGCTGTGTCCGTGCCCGAGCACGTGATCACGATGGAGGAGACCCTCGACCTCGCCCGTGCACACCATGAGGGGCACCCCCAACTGGCCCTGGCGCTCCGGCTGATCGGCAACACCGGGGTGACCCGGCGCCACATCGTCCAGCCCATCGAGGAGACCCTGAAGCACCCGGGCTTCGAGGAACGCAACATCCGCTACGAGGCCGAGGCCAAGGCCCGCGTCCCAGCGGTCGCCCGGGCGGCCCTGGACAACGCCGCGCTGCGCCCCGCGGACATCGACATGATCGTCTACGTGTCGTGCACGGGCTTCATGATGCCCTCGCTGACCGCCTGGATGATCAACACGATGGGCTTCCCCAGCCACACCCGCCAGGTCCCGATCGCGCAGCTCGGCTGCGCCGCCGGAGGCGCGGCGATCAATCGCGCGCACGACTTCTGCACCGCCTACCCGGACGCCAACGTCCTCATCGTGGCCTGCGAGTTCTGCTCGCTCTGCTACCAGCCCACCGACCTCGGCGTCGGCTCGCTGCTCTCCAACGGCCTGTTCGGCGACGCCGTCGCCGCGGCCGTGGTGCGCGGACGCGGCGGCACCGGGATCGCCCTGGAGCGCAACAGCTCCCACCTGGTGCCCGACACCGAGGACTGGATCGCCTACAGCGTCCGCGCCACCGGCTTCCACTTCCTGCTCGACAAGCGGGTGCCCGGCACGATGGAGCCGCTGGCCCCGGCGCTCCGCGAGGTCGCGGGAGCGCACGGATGGGACGCCGGTGAGCTGGACTTCTACATCATCCACGCGGGTGGTCCGCGGATCCTCGACGACCTGAGCCGCTTCCTCGAAGTGCCCCCGGACGCCTTCCGGTTCAGCCGCGCCACGCTCACGGAGTACGGCAACATCGCCAGCGCCGTCGTCCTCGACGCCGTCCGACGGCTCTTCGAGGAGGGCGGCCAGCCCGAGGGCGCGCGGGGCATCCTCGCCGGCTTCGGCCCCGGCATCACCGCCGAGATGTGCCTCGGCCGGTGGACGAACGCCCCGGTGTCGCCCGAGCCGAGCCTCGGCACCCGCCGCATCGTCGGCTACTCGCCACCGTTCCGCCCGGCTCGTACGTCGGCGGCCTGA
- a CDS encoding ABC transporter ATP-binding protein: protein MSTETAVRTETPSASLLSARGLHVTFPGRRGAPPARAVDGVDLDIGAGEIVALVGESGCGKTTLARSLLGLVRPTSGTVSFDGKPLAYGSGALKAYRKRAQLVLQDPSGSLNPRHTVYDAVAEGLRIHGYAGDEREAVAGALARAGLRPPERFFLRYPHELSGGQRQRVVIAGALVLEPELIVADEPVASLDASVRGEILALLLRLRDELGLSALVVTHDLGLAWNIADRVAVMYLGRVVETGTVESVLTRPRHPYTQALLSVLPESGGAPVVLTGEPPDPSRIPSGCRFHARCQVLASGEAAAVADRCRGEGLPVLGGGGDQAVACHWVARETVV from the coding sequence ATGAGTACGGAGACGGCCGTGCGTACGGAGACACCGTCGGCGTCCCTGCTGTCGGCGCGCGGGCTGCACGTCACCTTCCCCGGGCGGCGGGGCGCGCCGCCCGCACGGGCGGTCGACGGGGTGGACCTGGACATCGGCGCGGGCGAGATCGTGGCCCTCGTCGGGGAGTCGGGCTGCGGCAAGACGACCCTGGCCCGCTCGCTCCTCGGCCTGGTCCGGCCCACGTCGGGGACGGTCTCCTTCGACGGGAAACCGCTCGCGTACGGCTCGGGGGCGCTCAAGGCCTACCGGAAGCGCGCCCAGCTGGTCCTCCAGGACCCGAGCGGCTCGCTGAATCCCCGGCACACGGTGTACGACGCGGTGGCGGAGGGGCTGCGGATCCACGGATACGCGGGTGATGAGCGGGAGGCGGTCGCCGGGGCCCTCGCGCGGGCCGGGCTCCGTCCGCCGGAGCGCTTCTTCCTGCGCTACCCGCACGAACTGTCCGGCGGGCAGCGGCAGCGCGTCGTCATCGCGGGCGCGCTGGTCCTGGAGCCCGAACTCATCGTCGCCGACGAGCCGGTGGCCTCCCTGGACGCCTCCGTACGGGGCGAGATCCTGGCGCTGCTGCTGCGCCTGCGGGACGAACTCGGGCTGTCCGCCCTGGTGGTGACGCACGACCTGGGTCTCGCGTGGAACATCGCGGACCGGGTGGCGGTGATGTACCTGGGCCGGGTCGTGGAGACCGGCACCGTGGAGTCCGTCCTGACCCGGCCCCGACATCCTTATACGCAGGCCCTGTTGTCGGTGCTCCCGGAGTCCGGGGGCGCTCCGGTGGTGCTGACCGGTGAGCCCCCGGACCCGTCCCGCATCCCGTCCGGCTGCCGCTTCCACGCCCGCTGCCAGGTTCTCGCCTCGGGCGAGGCGGCGGCGGTCGCGGACCGCTGCCGCGGCGAGGGCCTGCCGGTCCTGGGCGGCGGCGGGGATCAGGCGGTGGCCTGCCACTGGGTGGCGCGGGAGACGGTGGTCTGA
- a CDS encoding ABC transporter substrate-binding protein: MVTKVPPRHTPTHRALRLLLASGVTAVSLVAVPGTAAAEDDKAAGNTLTVAVSQSIDSLSPFLAQKLTSTSIHRLAYEYLTNYDAKDARTIPGLATAWAPSADKLTWTYTIREDSKWSDGKPATAEDAAWTFNKMMTDPNAATANGSFTANFAQVTAPDPKTLVIRLKKPQATMTALDVPIVPKHVWEKVGDFSKFNNDKQFPIVGNGPFVITDFKVDQYIKLKPNKTFWRGAPKFDELVFKYYKDGDAAVAALQKGEVSFVPNLTPAQADALKTQKNVKVNDAPGRRFYAIATNPGARAQDGKTFGNGHKALLDPAVRKALFLAVDRTTLVDKVFQGHAVEGEGYIPPRFGSYFWKPGDAQKRSYDPTAADKLLFAAGYRKNAEGKRVGKDGRPLEFRILCHATDPNDKAVGKYLQEWWGALGIGLKVECLDSVSDPWVKGDYDLAFDGWSVNPDPDYVLSIHTCGTLPATPKDSGATDNFICDKEFDGLYAQQAVEYDTAKRADLVKRMQSRLYDTGYMNIMAYPNALEAYRTDQIESITTMPEAAGNLWGQDGYWSWWSAVPTASASGDGSGSGSSTTIWLILGPAALVLVAVGVWTARRRRTTADDRE, encoded by the coding sequence ATGGTCACGAAGGTTCCACCCCGTCACACCCCCACACACAGAGCGCTCCGTCTGCTGCTCGCCTCCGGTGTCACCGCCGTCTCGCTCGTGGCCGTCCCCGGTACCGCCGCCGCGGAGGACGACAAGGCCGCGGGGAACACGCTCACCGTCGCCGTCTCGCAGAGCATCGACTCGCTGAGCCCGTTCCTCGCCCAGAAGCTCACCTCGACCAGCATCCACCGGCTGGCGTACGAGTACCTCACCAACTACGACGCGAAGGACGCCCGTACGATCCCGGGCCTGGCGACGGCGTGGGCCCCCTCGGCGGACAAGCTGACGTGGACGTACACGATCCGCGAGGACTCGAAGTGGTCCGACGGGAAGCCGGCCACCGCCGAGGACGCGGCCTGGACCTTCAACAAGATGATGACCGACCCGAACGCGGCCACCGCCAACGGCAGCTTCACGGCCAACTTCGCGCAGGTCACGGCCCCCGACCCGAAGACGCTCGTCATCCGGCTGAAGAAGCCGCAGGCGACGATGACCGCGCTCGACGTGCCGATCGTGCCCAAGCACGTCTGGGAGAAGGTCGGCGACTTCTCGAAGTTCAACAACGACAAGCAGTTCCCCATCGTGGGCAACGGGCCGTTCGTCATCACGGACTTCAAGGTCGACCAGTACATCAAGCTCAAGCCGAACAAGACGTTCTGGCGGGGCGCGCCGAAGTTCGACGAGCTGGTCTTCAAGTACTACAAGGACGGGGACGCCGCCGTCGCCGCCCTCCAGAAGGGCGAGGTGTCCTTCGTACCGAATCTGACGCCCGCCCAGGCCGACGCGCTGAAGACCCAGAAGAACGTCAAGGTCAACGACGCGCCCGGCCGCCGCTTCTACGCCATCGCCACCAACCCCGGCGCGAGGGCCCAGGACGGCAAGACCTTCGGCAACGGCCACAAGGCGCTGCTCGACCCGGCCGTCCGCAAGGCGCTCTTCCTCGCGGTCGACCGCACCACCCTCGTCGACAAGGTCTTCCAGGGGCACGCGGTCGAGGGCGAGGGCTACATCCCGCCGCGCTTCGGCTCGTACTTCTGGAAGCCCGGCGACGCCCAGAAGCGGTCGTACGACCCCACCGCCGCGGACAAGCTCCTCTTCGCGGCCGGGTACCGGAAGAACGCGGAGGGCAAGCGGGTCGGCAAGGACGGCAGGCCGCTGGAGTTCCGGATCCTCTGTCACGCCACCGACCCGAACGACAAGGCGGTCGGCAAGTACCTCCAGGAGTGGTGGGGCGCGCTGGGCATCGGCCTGAAGGTCGAATGCCTGGACAGCGTCTCGGACCCGTGGGTCAAGGGTGACTACGACCTCGCGTTCGACGGCTGGTCGGTCAACCCCGACCCGGACTACGTCCTGTCGATCCACACCTGCGGCACCCTCCCCGCGACACCGAAGGACTCCGGGGCCACCGACAACTTCATCTGCGACAAGGAGTTCGACGGGCTCTACGCGCAGCAGGCGGTGGAGTACGACACCGCCAAGCGGGCGGATCTGGTGAAGCGGATGCAGTCCCGGCTGTACGACACGGGGTACATGAACATCATGGCCTACCCGAACGCCCTGGAGGCGTACCGCACGGACCAGATCGAGTCCATCACGACCATGCCCGAGGCCGCCGGGAACCTGTGGGGCCAGGACGGCTACTGGAGCTGGTGGTCGGCCGTGCCCACGGCCTCCGCGTCCGGCGACGGCTCCGGCTCCGGCTCCTCGACGACCATCTGGCTGATCCTCGGCCCCGCCGCGCTCGTCCTCGTCGCCGTGGGCGTCTGGACCGCCCGTCGTCGCCGCACCACCGCCGACGACCGCGAGTAG
- a CDS encoding cytochrome P450: protein MPASAAAPSAARSWAVDDLPALAFDPLLTELLEKEPVARIRLPFTAENEAWLVTRYEDVRAVTSDPRFSRTALLDRQVTKMTGHMVASKAALNYADPPYHTQLRKAVTKAFTGQSTKRLRPLAQASTDRFLDAMEAAGRPADLMKHLHGPLPMSVVCDLLGIPEEDRAELASWPDLILSSGPGPESSKAAKAQIHGYITRLLDRRRAEPQDDLAGVLAESLVEGRISVDEAVSLAMAILISGAHAVRNNSANMVYVLLTRPELADRLRAEPELLPQAVDELLRWIPHRNGVGLPRIATEDVEVGGVLIRAGEAVYASYLAANRDPEAFEDPHSLDFDREGIGHVSFGHGPHHCMGAMLTRMESEVMLSTLLRRYPELRLAGRPEDVVWQSKGLIRGPKELLVTW from the coding sequence GTGCCCGCCTCCGCCGCCGCGCCGTCGGCCGCCCGTTCCTGGGCGGTCGACGACCTCCCCGCCCTCGCCTTCGACCCGCTGCTGACCGAGCTCCTGGAGAAGGAGCCCGTCGCCCGCATCCGGCTGCCGTTCACCGCGGAGAACGAGGCCTGGCTGGTGACCCGGTACGAGGACGTGCGCGCTGTGACCTCCGACCCCCGGTTCAGCCGTACCGCCCTGCTCGACCGGCAGGTCACCAAGATGACCGGCCACATGGTGGCCTCGAAGGCGGCCCTGAACTACGCCGATCCGCCGTACCACACGCAGCTGCGCAAGGCCGTCACCAAGGCCTTCACCGGGCAGAGCACCAAGCGGCTGCGCCCGCTGGCCCAGGCGAGCACCGACCGGTTCCTGGACGCGATGGAGGCGGCGGGCCGGCCCGCCGACCTGATGAAGCACCTGCACGGCCCGCTGCCGATGTCGGTGGTGTGCGATCTGCTCGGCATCCCCGAGGAGGACCGGGCGGAGCTGGCCTCCTGGCCCGACCTCATCCTGTCGTCGGGGCCCGGCCCGGAGAGCAGCAAGGCGGCCAAGGCCCAGATCCACGGCTACATCACCCGGTTGCTCGACCGGCGGCGCGCCGAGCCCCAGGACGATCTGGCGGGGGTGCTCGCGGAGTCCCTCGTCGAGGGCAGGATCTCCGTCGACGAGGCCGTCTCGCTGGCGATGGCGATCCTGATCAGCGGCGCGCACGCGGTACGGAACAACAGCGCCAACATGGTCTACGTGCTGCTCACCCGGCCGGAGCTGGCGGACCGGCTGCGCGCGGAGCCCGAGCTGCTCCCGCAGGCCGTGGACGAGCTGCTGCGGTGGATCCCGCACCGGAACGGCGTGGGGCTGCCGCGGATCGCGACCGAGGACGTCGAGGTCGGCGGGGTGTTGATCCGGGCGGGTGAGGCGGTGTACGCCTCCTACCTCGCGGCCAACCGGGACCCGGAGGCCTTCGAGGACCCGCACAGCCTCGACTTCGACCGCGAGGGCATCGGCCATGTGTCCTTCGGGCACGGGCCGCACCACTGCATGGGCGCGATGCTCACCCGCATGGAGTCGGAGGTGATGCTGTCGACGCTGCTGCGCCGCTATCCGGAACTGCGGCTCGCGGGGCGCCCCGAGGACGTGGTGTGGCAGTCGAAGGGGCTGATCCGCGGCCCGAAGGAGCTCCTCGTCACCTGGTGA
- a CDS encoding bifunctional riboflavin kinase/FAD synthetase, with the protein MQRWRGLEDIPQDWGRSVVTIGSYDGVHRGHQLIIGRAVERARELGVPSVVVTFDPHPSEVVRPGSHPPLLAPHHRRAELMAGLGVDAVLVLPFTAEFSQLSPADFIVKVLVDKLHAKAVIEGPNFRFGHRAAGNVAFLSELGATYDYEVEVIDLYVSGTAGGGEPFSSTLTRRLVAEGDMAGAGEILGRPHRVEGIVVRGAQRGRALGFPTANVETLPHTAIPADGVYAGWLTAAGERMPAAISVGTNPQFDGTERTVEAYAIDREGLDLYGLHVAVDFLAYVRGMLKFDTLDDLLEAMAGDVKRCRELTEAYDLENPQAG; encoded by the coding sequence GTGCAGCGCTGGCGTGGCTTGGAGGACATTCCCCAGGACTGGGGGCGCAGCGTCGTCACCATCGGCTCCTACGACGGTGTGCACCGCGGGCACCAGCTGATCATCGGGCGGGCCGTCGAGCGCGCCAGGGAACTCGGCGTCCCCTCCGTGGTCGTCACCTTCGACCCCCACCCCTCCGAGGTCGTGCGGCCCGGCAGCCACCCGCCGCTGCTCGCCCCGCACCACCGGCGTGCCGAGCTGATGGCCGGCCTCGGCGTGGACGCGGTGCTCGTCCTGCCGTTCACCGCCGAGTTCTCCCAGCTGTCCCCGGCCGACTTCATCGTCAAGGTGCTCGTCGACAAGCTGCACGCGAAGGCCGTCATCGAGGGCCCCAACTTCCGCTTCGGACACCGGGCCGCCGGAAACGTCGCGTTCCTGTCCGAGCTCGGCGCCACCTACGACTACGAGGTCGAGGTCATCGACCTGTACGTCAGCGGCACGGCGGGCGGCGGCGAGCCCTTCTCCTCCACCCTCACCCGCCGGCTCGTCGCCGAGGGCGACATGGCCGGGGCGGGCGAGATCCTCGGCCGTCCGCACCGGGTCGAGGGCATCGTGGTCCGCGGCGCGCAGCGCGGCCGCGCACTCGGCTTCCCGACGGCCAACGTCGAGACCCTCCCGCACACCGCCATCCCGGCCGACGGCGTCTACGCCGGCTGGCTGACGGCCGCCGGGGAGCGGATGCCGGCGGCCATCTCGGTCGGCACGAACCCGCAGTTCGACGGCACGGAGCGGACGGTGGAGGCGTACGCGATCGACCGCGAGGGCCTCGATCTGTACGGGCTGCACGTGGCCGTGGACTTCCTCGCGTACGTCCGCGGGATGCTCAAGTTCGACACCCTGGACGATCTGCTCGAAGCGATGGCCGGCGACGTGAAGCGCTGCCGGGAGCTGACGGAAGCGTACGACCTGGAGAACCCCCAGGCCGGCTAG
- a CDS encoding ABC transporter permease has translation MTSTEPTLPSAASLRWERRRSSVARFWKAYRTQRAGLYGLAGLALIALLALTAPLLVGADVQSVTQAPGTALESPSVEFPLGTDQFGRSLLGLLIWGARISLLVGLLAAGLSVAIGTLVGIIAGHYGGWFSTVVMRITDWFLVMPALVLAIVLATVMSRSMWTVVLAIGVTSWPTTARLVRAQTIAVESRPYIERATALGGGHGHVMSKHVLPNVMPLVLAQTTLGISTAILTEATLAFLGLGDPTVVSWGGMLQDAREAGAVSSGHWWYLAPPGIAIALVALAFTLCGRAVESVLNPKLGAGR, from the coding sequence ATGACCTCGACCGAGCCGACGCTGCCGTCGGCGGCCTCGCTGCGGTGGGAACGCCGCCGCAGCTCAGTGGCCCGCTTCTGGAAGGCGTACCGCACCCAGCGCGCCGGGCTCTACGGCCTCGCCGGGCTCGCCCTCATCGCGCTGCTCGCGCTGACCGCCCCGCTGCTCGTCGGCGCCGACGTGCAGTCGGTGACGCAGGCCCCGGGGACCGCCCTGGAGTCGCCGAGCGTCGAATTCCCGCTGGGAACCGACCAGTTCGGGCGCTCCCTGCTCGGTCTGCTGATCTGGGGAGCCCGGATCTCGCTGCTCGTCGGGCTCCTTGCGGCGGGCCTGTCGGTCGCCATCGGCACCCTGGTGGGGATCATCGCCGGGCACTACGGTGGCTGGTTCTCGACCGTCGTCATGCGGATCACCGACTGGTTCCTGGTGATGCCGGCCCTGGTCCTCGCGATCGTGCTCGCCACCGTCATGTCCCGGTCGATGTGGACGGTCGTCCTGGCCATCGGGGTGACCTCCTGGCCGACCACGGCCCGCCTGGTGCGGGCCCAGACGATCGCCGTCGAGTCCCGCCCGTACATCGAACGGGCGACCGCGCTCGGCGGCGGCCACGGGCACGTCATGAGCAAGCACGTGCTGCCGAACGTGATGCCCCTGGTGCTCGCGCAGACCACGCTCGGCATCTCGACCGCCATCCTCACCGAGGCGACCCTCGCCTTCCTCGGGCTCGGCGACCCGACGGTCGTCTCCTGGGGCGGCATGCTCCAGGACGCCCGCGAGGCCGGCGCGGTCTCCTCCGGGCACTGGTGGTACCTGGCCCCGCCCGGCATCGCCATCGCCCTGGTCGCGCTGGCGTTCACCCTGTGCGGCCGGGCCGTCGAGTCCGTACTCAACCCGAAGCTGGGGGCGGGCCGATGA